The genomic stretch TTTTCGATCAATATATTAACCTGAACAGAATTAGCAGCATGATGAATAAAGACTACGAAATAACCAAGACAGATAATAGCAATAATTACACCAAAAAAAGCAGAAAAAACAGCATTGCTTCCCGGAGCATCTTTCATAAAAAGCAGGGTAATAATTGAATATATAAAACCACCTATAAATACGCCCAAAACTTTTAAAGTCATTTTACTTCTTAGAAAATCCTGAACGGTTCTAGGTGAAAATTGTGAAGAATACATGGTTAAAACTACCATTATAGTAGAAAAAGAAATAGTAATCATTCCAAAAAGAGAACCTGCAAGTGTAGAAAGAATATCTCTGGCCAAATCAACTGAAGTAAAAAAATAATTTGGAAGTATTTGTACCAAAACATTTCCAAATTGATTATCAACAGTAATAATTATAAATGAAAGTATTAAAGCCCCTAAACCATAACTCCCAGGTATAAAATATAATTTATTTTTTAAATTTTGAAAAAACTTAACTTTCATTTTTTCACCTAATTTCATTTATATTTGATAGTAATAACAATAATTTACAATTTTATTATATCATATTATTTTAATATTGTTAAAGAAAAAAAGTCCTCCTTATTACAGGAGGACATCATATTATCCAATATTATATTCTTTTATATTTATAATTCTCTTCTACCTTCAAGTGCTTTAGAAAGTGTAACTTCATCAGCATACTCAAGGTCTCCACCTACAGGTAGACCATGAGCAATTCTAGTAACTCTTACCCCGAGTGGTTTAAGAAGTTTTGCTAGATACATTGCAGTAGCATCACCTTCAGCATTTGGATCAGTAGCAACTATAACCTCTTTTACTTCTTCCTCTTCCAGGCGAGGTAATAGATTTTGGATTTTTATGTCATCAGGGCCAACTCCATCTATTGGTGAAATAGCACCATGTAATATGTGGTAAAGCCCTTTATATTCACCTGTTTTTTCCATAGCTATTACATCTTTAGGACTTTCCACTACACATATCACAGATTGATCTCTATCTGGAGATTTGCAAAATCTGCAGGGATCACTTTCAGTTAAATTATTACAAACAGAACAAAATTTTATATTTTCTTTGGCATCTAAGAGAGCATCACTTAATTCCTTGACTTCCCCTTTATTCAAACCTAAGATATAAAAAGCCAATCTCTGGGCAGTCTTAGGACCAATCCCTGGAAGTTTACCCAGCTCACCAATGAGCCGCCCCATAGGTCGGGGATAATGATTCATTAGGGCATACCTGGGATATTCATCCCACCAGTAACTTTACCCATTTCATCATCAACCATATCCTGTACTTTTCTTAAACCTTCATTAACAGCTGCCAGAATTAAATCTTCTAACATTTCTACATCTTCTGGATCTACAGCATCTGGGTCTATTTCCAGATCAAGTACTTCCTGTTTTCCATTAACAACTACCTTAACAGCTCCACCACCAGCAGTAGCTTC from Halanaerobiales bacterium encodes the following:
- the recR gene encoding recombination mediator RecR, with protein sequence MNHYPRPMGRLIGELGKLPGIGPKTAQRLAFYILGLNKGEVKELSDALLDAKENIKFCSVCNNLTESDPCRFCKSPDRDQSVICVVESPKDVIAMEKTGEYKGLYHILHGAISPIDGVGPDDIKIQNLLPRLEEEEVKEVIVATDPNAEGDATAMYLAKLLKPLGVRVTRIAHGLPVGGDLEYADEVTLSKALEGRREL
- a CDS encoding YbaB/EbfC family nucleoid-associated protein, whose product is MRRFFLMNMNKLMKQAKQMQAKMSKVQDELEEKTVEATAGGGAVKVVVNGKQEVLDLEIDPDAVDPEDVEMLEDLILAAVNEGLRKVQDMVDDEMGKVTGGMNIPGMP